Part of the Mycolicibacterium thermoresistibile genome, TCGAGTGGGCGGGCGCCGCGTCGAGTGGGCGGGCGCAGCGTCGAGTGTGCGGGCGCAGCGTCGAGTGTGCGGGCGCAGCGTCGAGTGTGCGGGCACGGCCCCCAAAGTGCCGTCCCGGTGCGTTCTGAGGCCGATTCGCACCGGGACGGCACGCTCGACGCACCCAACACACGCCCGGCGCCGCTACCGCACGTTCGCCGGCCCCGCCGCACACTCGGAAGCGCGACCTACAGCGTGGTTCCCGCGGCGATGCTCAGGGTGACGTCAATCCAGGGTGACTTCGGTGAGCCGACCGGTGGCGACGTCGAACACGAACCCGCGCAGCGACTCGTGCAGGGTGACGAACGGACTGGCCTCGATACGGCGCAGCGACTGGCGGACGTCCTCGGCCGGGTCGGAGAACGATTCGGGGGCCCAGGGTGGCCGGATCCCGATCTCCTCCTCGATCTGCTTCTTGAAGTCGTCATCGGTGAACGTCAGCATGCCGCAGTCGGTGTGATGGATCAGGATGATCTCCCGAGTCCCCAGCAACCGCTGGCTGATCGCCAGCGATCGGATCTCGTCGTCGGTGATCACCCCGCCGGCGTTGCGGATGACGTGCGCCTCACCCTCGTTGATGCCGAGCGCCCGGTACACGTCGAGGCGGGCATCCATACAGGCCACGATCGCCACATGCTTGCTCGGCGGCAGCGGCAGCGGCCCCTTGAAGGTCTTGGCGTACTCCTCGTTGTTCCTCAGATATTCATCGGTGACGGACATGCACCCTCCTGATCGCGGAGCCCGCACACCGGGCCCGGTGTGAGGCTAGCAATCACAGTGACGCATGCCACCATTCGAAATCAGCGTGATTTTTACCCCGTGTCGAAGCCGTCCGGCCGCTCCGCGGTGACCGGCGGGGTCGCCATCGGCGCCGTCGAGGTGGTCGGGCCGTTCCTCTTCCCGGAATTGCCCCCCGCCCCCGAAGACCCCGAAGACCCCGACGACCCCGCCGACTCCGGGGACTCCGGGGACTCTTCCGGTTCTTCCTCCGAACCCTCCTCGGGGACAGCGGACTCCCCGGTGGTCATCGCGGTGGTGGTCACCGGCCCCGGCGACGGGGGTTCCGGCTGGGCCGCGCCGACCTCGGCGCCGAAGGTCAGACCGAGGGCGCCCATGGCGATCAGCGCGCCGACCCCAACTGCCGCGGACACAAGTTTCAGCTGCATCACCCTCACCTCGACTCCACACGTCTCGTCTCAAGCCTCGGCTGCGGCGCTGCAACCGAGTTGAGGATTGCCGGCTGTGATCGCGTCAAACCCGATCGCCGTCGAAGCCTATTTCGCGGCCTCCTGCTCGGGCGGCAGTGGCGCCGGCCCCTTGATCTGCGGTTCGGCCCGCGTCGTCAACGGCGTCGGAGGGGGTGTCTGCGAGACGATGGTCACCCCGGTCGTCATGGTGGTTCTGCCCAGTCCGACCGTGGTGCCGCCCGCCGGCTCCTGGTGCACCCCGGAGCTGAAAATACCCAAGGCGACCACTGCGCCGGAACCGATCACCGCTGCGGTGGCTTTCATCTTGTTCATTCGTCCTCCCGAGGTGCCTCCCGAGGTGCTGCCGCCACGCCTGCGGTTACCAGTACACGACACATCGGGATGATGCACAGGACCGCCCGGTGAACATTGGGTAAAAGTTCGCGGGCGCGTCCGGAGTACCCGCGGCCGCGGCGATCTCTTAACCTGTGCCCATGCTGCGTCCGGATCCGTCGAGCCGCCCCCCGGGAGCGCCGTGACCCGATTCCTGGCGCGCCGGTTTCTCAACTACCTCATCCTGTTGGCGCTGGCGGCGTTCCTGACGTTCACCCTCACCTCGGTGTCGTTCCGGCCACTCGACAGCCTGGAACAGCGCAATCCCCGCCCCCCGCAGGCGGTGATCGACGCCAAGGCCGCCGAGCTCGGTCTGGACAAGCCGATCCCGATCCGGTTCGCGGACTGGGCCGGCGGCGCCGTCCGCGGTGACTTCGGCACCACCATCACCGGACAACCGGTCTCCGAGGAACTGTGGCGCCGCATCGGGGTGAGCCTGCGCCTGCTGATCATCGGGTCGGTGCTCGGCACCGTGGCGGGCGTGGTGCTCGGCGCCTGGGGCGCCATCCGGCAGTACCGGCTCTCCGACCGGGTGGTCACCGTGCTGTCCCTGCTGGTGTTGAGCACCCCGACGTTCGTCATCGCCAATCTGCTGATCCTCGGCGCGCTGAACGTCAACTCGGCGCTCGGCGTGCAGCTTTTCGCCTACACCGGTGAGACGTCACCAGACGTGGTGGGCGGCACCTGGAATCAGATCCTCGACCGGCTCCAGCATCTCGTGCTGCCCACGCTCACCCTCGCATTGGCCGCGATGGCGGGCTACTCGCGTTACCAGCGCAACGCCATGCTCGACGTCCTCGGTCAGGACTTCATCCGCACCGCCCGCGCCAAGGGTCTGACCCGCCGCCAGGCACTGGTCAAACACGGGCTGCGGACCGCACTGATCCCGATGGCCACCCTGTTCGCCTACGGCTTGGCCGGGCTGGTGACCGGCTCGGTGTTCGTCGAGAAGATCTTCGGCTGGCACGGCATGGGTGAATGGATCGTGTTCGGCATCGCGACCCAGGACACCAACATCGTCGTCGCCATCACCGTGTTCACCGGCGCGATGATCCTGGTGGCCGGTCTGCTCTCCGACGTCATCTACGCGATGCTCGACCCGAGGGTGCGTGCCCGATGACCGACACCGCCTCCGCGGCCCGCTCCGGTCTGCACACCGAACGGTTCGTGTCCCGCCGCACCCTGGTGCTGCGGCGCTTCCTGCGCAACCGGCCCGCCGTCATCTCGCTGGCGGTGCTGGCGCTGATGTTCGTCGGCTGCTACGCGCTGCCGCCGTTGTTGCCGTACAGCTACACCGACCTCGACTACACCGCGCTGCAGCAGCCGCCCAGCGCCGAACACTGGTTCGGCACCAACGGGCTGGGCCAGGACATCCTGGCCCAGACGTTGCGCGGGATGCAGAAGTCACTGCTGATCGGCGTCTGCGTGGCCTTCATCTCCACGCTGTTCGCCGCGACCGTCGGCGCGGTAGCCGGGTACTTCGCCGGCTGGCGGGACCGCGCCCTGATGTGGCTGGTCGACCTGCTGCTGGTGGTGCCCAGCTTCATCCTGATCGCGATCATCACCCCGCGGACCCGCGACACCGGCACCATCCTGTGGCTGATCCTGCTGCTGGCGGCGTTCAGCTGGATGATCAGCTCGCGGATGGTCCGCGGGTTGACGATGAGCCTGCGGGAGCGCGAATTCGTCGTCGCCGCACGATATATGGGCGTGCCGCACTGGCGCATCATCGTGCGGCACATCATCCCCAACGTGGCCTCGATCCTGATCATCGACACCGCACTCAACGTCGGCCTGGCCGTGCTGGCCGAAACGGGGCTCAGCTACCTGGGATTCGGTGTGCAACGGCCCGATGTGTCGCTGGGGACGCTGATCGCCGACGGCACCCCGTCGGTCACCACCTTCCCCTGGGTGTTCCTGTTTCCCGCCGGGGTGCTGGTGGTGATCATCCTGTGCGCCAATCTGATCGGCGACGGCCTGCGGGACGCCTTCGATCCCGGTGCCGGCGCGCTGCGGAGGGCCTCCCGATGACCAGCCCGTTGCTGGAGGTCAACGACCTGACCGTCACCTTTCCCACCGACACCGACCCGGTGGCCGCGGTGCGTGGCATGACCTTCTCGGTGCACCCCCGTGAGGTCGTCGCACTGGTCGGCGAATCCGGCGCGGGCAAGTCGGCGAGCGCCATGGCGGTCGTGGGGCTGTTGCCCGAATACGCCCAGGTGTCTGGGTCGGTCCGGCTGCAGGGCCGCGAACTGCTGGGGTTGTCCGACCGGCAGATGTCGGCGATCCGCGGCAGGTCGATCGGCACGGTGTTCCAGGATCCGATGTCCGCCCTCACCCCGGTGTACACCGTCGGGGATCAGATCGCCGAGGCGCTGCAGGTGCATCAGCGTGATCTGAGCCGACGGGCGGCCCGGGCCCGCGCGGTGGAACTGCTGGAACTGGTCGGCATCAACCAGCCCGAGCGGCGCGCCCGGTCCTTCCCGCACGAGCTGTCCGGCGGGGAACGCCAACGGGTGGTCATCGCGATCGCGATCGCCAACGACCCGGACCTGCTGATCTGCGACGAACCGACCACCGCGCTGGACGTCACGGTGCAGGCCCAGATCCTCGACGTGCTCAAGACCGCCCGCGACGTGACCGGGGCCGGGGTGCTGGTCATCACCCACGATCTGGGTGTGGTCGCCGAGTTCGCCGACCGGGCGCTGGTGATGTACGCCGGACGCGCCGTCGAGGTGGCCTCGGTGCAGCAGCTCTACCGCGACCGGCGGATGCCCTACACGGTCGGGCTGCTGGGATCGGTGCCCCGGCTCGACGCCGCGCAGGGCACCCGGCTGGTGCCGATTCCGGGGGCGCCGCCGGCGATGACCGATCTGCCGCCCGGCTGCCCGTTCGCGCCGCGCTGCCCGCTGGCGATCGACGACTGCCGCGCCGCCGAACCCGAACTGCTCGAGATCACCCCCGCCGGGCCCGGGCACGGGGAACACCGGGCGGCGTGCATCCGCACCGAGCTGGTGGCCGGCCGCAGCGCCGCCGACATCTACGGCGTGCAGACCGAACCGCCCGCAACGCCGGCGGGGCCGGCCGACGCGCCGGTGGTGTTGCGGGTCCGCGATCTGGCCCGCACCTATGAGCTCACCAAGGGCGTGGTGTGGCGGCGCCGGATCGGCGAGGTGCGCGCGGTGGATGGCATCAGTTTCGACCTGCAGCAGGGCCGCACCCTGGGCATCGTCGGCGAATCCGGATCGGGCAAATCCACCACGCTGCACGAGATTCTCGAACTCACCGCGCCGCAAGCCGGGTCGATCGAGGTGCTCGGCTCCGACGTCGCCCGGCTCAGCGCCGGGAAGCGGCGGGAGCTGCGCGCCGATCTGCAGGTGGTGTTCCAGGATCCGGTCGCCTCCCTGGACCCGCGGCTGCCGGTGTTCGACGTGTTGGCAGAACCGCTGCAGGCCCACGGATTCGACCACCGCCGCATCGAGCAGCGGGTGGCCGAACTCCTCGAGATCGTCGGTCTGCGCCGGGCCGACGCCGGCCGCTATCCGGCTGAGTTCTCCGGTGGGCAGAAGCAGCGCATCGGCATCGCCCGGGCGCTGGCGCTGCAGCCCAAGATCCTGGCGCTCGACGAACCGGTGTCGGCGCTGGACGTGTCGATTCAGGCCGGCATCATCAATCTGCTGCTCGATCTGCAGGAGCGGTTCGGGCTGTCCTACCTGTTCGTCTCGCACGACCTGTCGGTGGTGCGGCATCTGGCCCACCGGGTCGCGGTGATGCACCGCGGGGTGATCGTCGAAAAGGGCGAGGCCGATCAGGTGTTCACCAACCCCCGCCACGACTACACGAAACGGTTGCTGGCCGCGGTGCCGCAACCGGAACCGCGACACCGTTAGAGTCGGTGGGCATGACCGGTCGCCCCTTTGCGCGAGCAGACAGAAACTCACCCCGACACGCCGGACGGCGCGCCATCCTGCGACTGCTCGCGGTGGGAATGGTGGTGGTGCTGGCGCTGGCCGGCTGCGCCCGCGAGGACACGGACACCCCTGCCGCCGGGGGCCCCGCGGAACTCGGCACCACCAACGACATCAACCCGCAGGATCCGGCCGATCTGGAACAGGGCGGCAATCTGCGGCTGGCGCTCACCGCGTTGCCGCCGAACTTCAACCCGCTGCACATCGACGGCAACGTCGCCGACGCCGCGGGCATGCTCAAGGCCACCCTGCCGCGGGCGTTCCGCATCGCCCCGGACGGCACCGCCACGGTCAACACCGACTACTTCACCAGCATCGAGCTGACCAGCGAAGATCCGCAGGTCGTCACCTATACCATCAATCCGGACGCGGTCTGGACCGACGGCACCCCGATCACCTGGGAGGACATCGCCGCGCAGATCCACGCCACCAGCGGCAAGGACCCCGCGTTCGCGATCGCCAGCTCCAACGGCGCCGACCGGGTGGAGTCGGTGACCCGCGGTGTGGACGACCGGCAGGCGGTGATCACGTTCGCCAAACCGTACGCGGAATGGCGCGGAATGTTCTCCGGCAACGGCATGCTGCTGCCCAAGAGCATGACCGCGACCCCGGAGGCGTTCAACACCGCGCAACGCGACGGCCCCGGACCGTCGGCCGGGCCGTTCATGATCACCAGCATCGACCGCGGAGCGCAGCGCATCGTGCTCACCCGCAACCCGGACTGGTGGGGCGATCCCCCGCTGCTGGATTCGATCACCTACACGGTTCTCGACGATGCGGCGCGCATCCCGGCGCTGCAGAACAACGCGCTGGACGCCACCGGGCTGGCCACCATCGACGAGTTGACGATCGCCCAGCGCACCCCGGGTATCTCGATCCGCCGGGCGCCCGGAAACAGTTGGTACCACTTCACCTTCAACGGGGCGCCGGGGTCGATCCTGGAGGACAAGGCGCTGCGCCAGGCCATCGCCAAGGGAATCGACCGGCAGACCATCGCCAACGTCACCCAGCGCGGGCTGGTCGACAACCCGGTCCCGCTCAACAACCACATCTTCGTCCGCGGGCAGGAGGGCTACCAGGACAACAGCGACGTGGTGGCCTACAACCCCGAACAGGCCAAGGCCGAACTCGACGCCCTCGGCTGGCGGCTCAACGGCCAGTTCCGCGAGAAAGACGGCCGCCGGCTGGTGATCCGCGATGTGCTCTTCGATTCGTTGAGCACCCGGCAGTTCGCCCAGATCGCGCAGAGCAACCTCGCAGAGATCGGGGTCAAACTCGAGATCGACGCCAAGGGGGCGACCGGCTTCTTCAGCGACCACATCATCCCGGGCAATTTCGACATCGCCCAGTTCACCTGGGTCGGCGACGCGTTCCCGCTGTCGGGTCTGACCCAGATCTACGCCTCCTACGGCGAGAGCAACTTCGGCAAGATCGGCAGCCCGGAGATCGACGCGAAGATCGAGGAGACGCTGTCCGAGCTTGATCCGGAGCGGGCGCGGGAGCTGGCCAACGAGATCGACCAGATGCTGTTCGAGGAGGTGTTCAGTCTGCCGTTGACCCAGTCGCCCGGCAACGTCGCGGTGCGCAGCAACCTGGCGAACTTCGGGGCGTTCGGCCTCGGCGATGCCGACTACACCAAGATCGGCTTCATGAAGCCCTGACCGGTGGACGGCAGGCACCGGCCCTATCGACCGGCAGATCTGCGACTCGGTGATACCGGGCCCGTTCAGGTCATAGGCTGAAAAGTCCGATGCCACGGTTCATGCGCGCGAGCGACGCCTTCACCTGGGCAATGGAAAGCGACGCCCGGCTGCGGTCGACCGTGGTCGCGTTGATCGTGTTGGACGGCACTCCCGATTGGGACGACGTCCGGCGCCGGTTCGACCGGATCAGTCGGACGTTGCCGATGTTCCGCCAGCGGGTGGTCGAGACACCGCCGCCGGCCCCACCCCGCTGGGAGTTCGCCGCCGACTTCGATCTCGACTTCCATCTGCGCCCGGTGTCGGCTCCCGCACCGGGCGATCTGGACGCCGTGCTGGAGATGGCGCGGGTGTTGGCGATGGAGGATTTCGACCGGATCCGGCCGATGTGGCGGGTGCTGCTGGTCGACGGGCTGGCCGACGGTGGCGCCGCGGTGCTGTGCGCCTTCCACCACGCGCTGACCGACGGTGTCGGCGCGATCCAGATCGGAAGGATTCTGTACGAGGTGTCCGGCCGGCGACCCGACCGCGGCCCGATGCCCGCCGAGCCGGAGGTGCCCGAACCGGCGCCGTTGAGCGGATACCGGGATGCGGTGCGCTACTGCGTGGACGTCGCCGGCAAGGCGGTCACCGGGGCGCTGCGATCCGCGCCGGCGCTGATCGGGCGGGGTATCCGGCAGCCGCTGCAGACGGTCTCGGCCGCGGCGGCCACCGCGGCCTCGGTGTATCGCACCGTGCGGCCGGTTCCCGCGCCCGGATCGGAGTTGATGACCGAACGCAGCCTGCTGCGCCGGGTGGGGGTGCACGAGGTGCCGCTGGCCCCGCTGCGCGCGGCCGCGGACCGGGTCGGCGGCACCGTCAACGATGCGTTCATCGCCGGGGTGGCGGGTGGGCTGCGGCGATACCACGAGGAACATCAGGTCCCGGTGGGCGAACTGCACATGTGCATGCCGATCAGCTTGCGCGGCCCGGCCGACGAGATGGGTG contains:
- a CDS encoding beta-class carbonic anhydrase — its product is MSVTDEYLRNNEEYAKTFKGPLPLPPSKHVAIVACMDARLDVYRALGINEGEAHVIRNAGGVITDDEIRSLAISQRLLGTREIILIHHTDCGMLTFTDDDFKKQIEEEIGIRPPWAPESFSDPAEDVRQSLRRIEASPFVTLHESLRGFVFDVATGRLTEVTLD
- a CDS encoding ABC transporter permease gives rise to the protein MTRFLARRFLNYLILLALAAFLTFTLTSVSFRPLDSLEQRNPRPPQAVIDAKAAELGLDKPIPIRFADWAGGAVRGDFGTTITGQPVSEELWRRIGVSLRLLIIGSVLGTVAGVVLGAWGAIRQYRLSDRVVTVLSLLVLSTPTFVIANLLILGALNVNSALGVQLFAYTGETSPDVVGGTWNQILDRLQHLVLPTLTLALAAMAGYSRYQRNAMLDVLGQDFIRTARAKGLTRRQALVKHGLRTALIPMATLFAYGLAGLVTGSVFVEKIFGWHGMGEWIVFGIATQDTNIVVAITVFTGAMILVAGLLSDVIYAMLDPRVRAR
- a CDS encoding ABC transporter permease, coding for MTDTASAARSGLHTERFVSRRTLVLRRFLRNRPAVISLAVLALMFVGCYALPPLLPYSYTDLDYTALQQPPSAEHWFGTNGLGQDILAQTLRGMQKSLLIGVCVAFISTLFAATVGAVAGYFAGWRDRALMWLVDLLLVVPSFILIAIITPRTRDTGTILWLILLLAAFSWMISSRMVRGLTMSLREREFVVAARYMGVPHWRIIVRHIIPNVASILIIDTALNVGLAVLAETGLSYLGFGVQRPDVSLGTLIADGTPSVTTFPWVFLFPAGVLVVIILCANLIGDGLRDAFDPGAGALRRASR
- a CDS encoding dipeptide ABC transporter ATP-binding protein; this translates as MTSPLLEVNDLTVTFPTDTDPVAAVRGMTFSVHPREVVALVGESGAGKSASAMAVVGLLPEYAQVSGSVRLQGRELLGLSDRQMSAIRGRSIGTVFQDPMSALTPVYTVGDQIAEALQVHQRDLSRRAARARAVELLELVGINQPERRARSFPHELSGGERQRVVIAIAIANDPDLLICDEPTTALDVTVQAQILDVLKTARDVTGAGVLVITHDLGVVAEFADRALVMYAGRAVEVASVQQLYRDRRMPYTVGLLGSVPRLDAAQGTRLVPIPGAPPAMTDLPPGCPFAPRCPLAIDDCRAAEPELLEITPAGPGHGEHRAACIRTELVAGRSAADIYGVQTEPPATPAGPADAPVVLRVRDLARTYELTKGVVWRRRIGEVRAVDGISFDLQQGRTLGIVGESGSGKSTTLHEILELTAPQAGSIEVLGSDVARLSAGKRRELRADLQVVFQDPVASLDPRLPVFDVLAEPLQAHGFDHRRIEQRVAELLEIVGLRRADAGRYPAEFSGGQKQRIGIARALALQPKILALDEPVSALDVSIQAGIINLLLDLQERFGLSYLFVSHDLSVVRHLAHRVAVMHRGVIVEKGEADQVFTNPRHDYTKRLLAAVPQPEPRHR
- a CDS encoding ABC transporter family substrate-binding protein, with product MVVVLALAGCAREDTDTPAAGGPAELGTTNDINPQDPADLEQGGNLRLALTALPPNFNPLHIDGNVADAAGMLKATLPRAFRIAPDGTATVNTDYFTSIELTSEDPQVVTYTINPDAVWTDGTPITWEDIAAQIHATSGKDPAFAIASSNGADRVESVTRGVDDRQAVITFAKPYAEWRGMFSGNGMLLPKSMTATPEAFNTAQRDGPGPSAGPFMITSIDRGAQRIVLTRNPDWWGDPPLLDSITYTVLDDAARIPALQNNALDATGLATIDELTIAQRTPGISIRRAPGNSWYHFTFNGAPGSILEDKALRQAIAKGIDRQTIANVTQRGLVDNPVPLNNHIFVRGQEGYQDNSDVVAYNPEQAKAELDALGWRLNGQFREKDGRRLVIRDVLFDSLSTRQFAQIAQSNLAEIGVKLEIDAKGATGFFSDHIIPGNFDIAQFTWVGDAFPLSGLTQIYASYGESNFGKIGSPEIDAKIEETLSELDPERARELANEIDQMLFEEVFSLPLTQSPGNVAVRSNLANFGAFGLGDADYTKIGFMKP
- a CDS encoding wax ester/triacylglycerol synthase domain-containing protein produces the protein MPRFMRASDAFTWAMESDARLRSTVVALIVLDGTPDWDDVRRRFDRISRTLPMFRQRVVETPPPAPPRWEFAADFDLDFHLRPVSAPAPGDLDAVLEMARVLAMEDFDRIRPMWRVLLVDGLADGGAAVLCAFHHALTDGVGAIQIGRILYEVSGRRPDRGPMPAEPEVPEPAPLSGYRDAVRYCVDVAGKAVTGALRSAPALIGRGIRQPLQTVSAAAATAASVYRTVRPVPAPGSELMTERSLLRRVGVHEVPLAPLRAAADRVGGTVNDAFIAGVAGGLRRYHEEHQVPVGELHMCMPISLRGPADEMGGNRITLMRFDVPVGIADPAVRIDRIRRRTTTVRTERSLPYTELIAAGLNLLPRWYIGAALRNVDFVASNVPGIPVRVYLGGAPVRFQCSFSPTIGAAVNVTMLTYAGSCALGINADSAAIPDFDVFHECLIAGFEEVLALAPEGAEQPRPG